In Nonlabens agnitus, the DNA window GAGGCTGGTAAGAGTCGTTTCCGCGCTATATTTTTGACCTCGTTGACCACTGTTGCTGGACTCGCACCGCTATTGCTTGAAAAGAGTCGTCAGGCACAATTCCTCAAACCCATGGCAATTTCCATCTCTTACGGTATAGGGATCGCTACGGTTTTGACCTTGTTGCTGCTGCCGTTGTTCCTCAGTTTTGGGAACAATAGTAAAGTATGGATCCATTGGTTGCGTACTGGAGAAAAAGTAAGTAAGCGATCTGTTACGAGCATCGCCAAAGAAGAGGAAGCACTAGATGAATTTGACGATACGAAAGATGAATAAGAAGCTTCAAATAGTTGGGTTGATGGTGGTTTTGTTCGCTTTCGCGAAAGCGAATTCCCAACAAGCACCAGAACCTTTATTATCCAGGCAACAAGCCGTTGAGCTCATGTTGCAAAACAATTTTGATATCCAGATCTCTGAAAACCAACTTGAGGTTGCAGATAATAATAAGGATATACTCAATAGTGGTTATCTGCCTACTGTTTCCGGTACCGCTGGTGCGAACTATAGTAATACGGACAATCGAACGGAATTTGGTTCAACAAGGGATGACAACGGTGTGCTCGTTCCGCCTAGAGCTCCGGTAATTCTAAATGATCAAATTTCACGGCGTTATAATGCTAGTATAGGTGCAGATTATTTGCTGTTTGATGGTTTGGGTAGGTTTTATAACTACAAGATCTTACAGGAACAATATAATCTTACTGATCTGCAGGTAAGACAAGTTATTGAAAGCACCACCGTGCAGCTCATGACGGTGTATTATGAAGTTGCCCGACTTACTGAAAATCTTAGCATATTTCGAGAGACACTCAACAATACTCGCGAAAGAGAGACGCGTGCCAAATATCAATTTGAATACGGTCAGGTCAATAAACTTGAGGTGCTCAATGCACAAGTTGATATCACGACAGACAGCATCAATATCCTGAATGCCAAACAGAACCTGGAAAATGCCAAAAGGGATCTGAATCTCGTCATGAATCGAGAGATTGATGCCGCTGCATTTACGGTTGACACGCTGGTAACTCTTAAGCCAGAATTAGAGGTGATTAGTTATTTGGAAGAAGTGGACGATAACGTACGGCTCATGCTCGCGCGTAGCAATGTCCAGATAAGCGAATGGGATGTGAATACCGCCAAAGCATTGCTCCTACCTCGAATAGGTCTGAGCGGTAGCTACGGTTGGAATAGGTCAGAAGATCCAGAAAGTGCGTTTTTCCCATCCAGGACGAGTACCAGTGATGCCATCAATTTAGGCGCCACGCTTACTTGGGACATTTTTGATGGCGGTCGTTCCATCACAGGCATTAGAAATGCAAAAATCACTGCTGAAAATGAACGTCTGCGTTTACAGCAAACTGAAAAGCAAGTGATGCGCGACATCGCAAATGCTCGAGGGAATTATCAAAATGCCATTGCTATTTACAATTTGCAAACCCAGAACGTAGAGACCAATCAAAACAATTTTGACAGATCTCAAGAACGTTATCGTTTGGGGCAAATTACA includes these proteins:
- a CDS encoding TolC family protein, with translation MNKKLQIVGLMVVLFAFAKANSQQAPEPLLSRQQAVELMLQNNFDIQISENQLEVADNNKDILNSGYLPTVSGTAGANYSNTDNRTEFGSTRDDNGVLVPPRAPVILNDQISRRYNASIGADYLLFDGLGRFYNYKILQEQYNLTDLQVRQVIESTTVQLMTVYYEVARLTENLSIFRETLNNTRERETRAKYQFEYGQVNKLEVLNAQVDITTDSINILNAKQNLENAKRDLNLVMNREIDAAAFTVDTLVTLKPELEVISYLEEVDDNVRLMLARSNVQISEWDVNTAKALLLPRIGLSGSYGWNRSEDPESAFFPSRTSTSDAINLGATLTWDIFDGGRSITGIRNAKITAENERLRLQQTEKQVMRDIANARGNYQNAIAIYNLQTQNVETNQNNFDRSQERYRLGQITSIELRQAQINLVNARTTRNQAKYVAKLAEIQLLQLAGELLSQPL